In Macrobrachium nipponense isolate FS-2020 chromosome 36, ASM1510439v2, whole genome shotgun sequence, a genomic segment contains:
- the LOC135203572 gene encoding uncharacterized protein LOC135203572 — MIMNLDNRWISILVIVATALTVNAVPEIPDTCGSPRLTYVTWADLRNYINKYHKMSIPGTFEGPPLPVNRCHNSLTPCDTSRSFCGVYKQKPTNKTLSLTSDEGAYDLIVEYVEDTVCQCMDKVKYGRRTHSIGSVPFVTKAYYAS, encoded by the exons ATGATCATGAACCTTGATAATCGATGGATCTCCATTCTGGTTATTGTAGCGACAGCGCTGACGGTGAATGCAG TTCCAGAAATACCTGACACGTGCGGAAGTCCGAGGCTAACATACGTAACCTGGGCGGACTTGCGGAATTACatcaacaaatatcataaaatgaGCATTCCAGGGACTTTTGAAGGACCACCACTTCCAGTAAATCGCTGCCACAACAGCCTTACGCCCTGCGATACCAGCCGTTCCTTCTGCGGCGTCTACAAACAGAAACCGACCAATAAAACGCTTTCACTAACATCCGACGAAGGCGCCTATGACCTCATTGTTGAATACGTCGAGGACACTGTGTGCCAATGCATGGATAAAGTCAAATATGGAAGAAGAACTCATTCAATCGGTTCCGTCCCTTTTGTAACGAAAGCCTACTATGCTTCCTAA